CGGAGGGCTCGCCGACCACCTCGGCGTCAACGTCCTCTGGGTCCGGGCGACGTTCGCGGTGCTCTCAGCGTTCGGCGGGGTAGGACTGTTCGCCTACGGGCTGCTGTGGGTGTTCGTTCCGCAGAGCAAGGGGGAAGAGCCGGCCGCTCCCGAGTCGTCCAAGGAACGGCAGCAGGCGTTCGGGCTCATCGCGCTGGGCGTCGGCCTGACCTTCGCGGGCGGTGCCATCACCGGCCTGTTCAGCGGCTGGGTGGGGGTGCCGGTCGCCGTGGCGCTCGTCGGTGCCGCGGTGGTGTGGCGCGAGGCTGACGAGTCGCAGCGCAGGCGGTGGCGGGACGGCGCCCGCTCCGGCGTGGCGGGGGTGCTCGGCGGCGGTGGGGTCCGCCCGATCGTCCGGGTGCTCGCGGGCGGGGCGCTGGTGGCCACCGGCATCGGTGTGCTGGTCTTCCGCGGCGGCAGCTTCGACCAGGTGCAGTTCGCACTGATCGCGGTGCTGGCGACGCTGATCGGGGTCGCGGTGCTGACGGTGCCGTTCTGGCTGCGGTTGATCCGGGACCTCGGTGAGGAACGCCGGGCGAGGATTCGCACCGAGGAGCGTGCCGAGATCGCCGCCCACCTGCACGACTCGGTGTTGCAGACGCTGGCGCTGATTCAGAAGCAGGCCGACATGCCGCGTGAGGTGGCGCGGCTGGCCCGAAGTCAGGAGCGGCAGTTGCGGCAGTGGCTGTACGGGCCGTCCGGCTACGGCGCGAAGCGGAGCACGGCGGAGAACACGCGGGAGACCACGAGCCTGTCCGAGGCGTTGGCCACGGCCTGCGGTGAGGTGGAGGACACCTTCGCGATCTCGGTGCAGCATGTGGTCGTCGGGGGCGAGGTCGAGGTCGACGACCGGCTGGGCGCGTTGATCCAGGCGGCCCGTGAGGCCATCGTGAACGCGGCCAAGCATGCGGGGGTCGAGGAAGTCAGCGTGTACGCGGAGGTCGAGAACGACGCGGTGACGGTGTTCGTGCGGGACCGGGGGAAGGGCTTCGATCCGGACGCCGTTCCGGAGGACCGGCATGGCCTCGCGGACTCCATCAAGGGCAGGATGGAGCGTAACGGTGGCAAGTACCGGTTGCGTACCGCGCCGGGCGAGGGCACCGAGGTGCAGTTGGAGATGCCGCGTAGGGCCGCGGACAGGAGCGCGCAGGGGGCGAAGTGAGCA
The window above is part of the Saccharomonospora glauca K62 genome. Proteins encoded here:
- a CDS encoding ATP-binding protein, whose protein sequence is MPSRTGAASEAGVSVTSAGGRRLPSAGELDEPPKMYRRRTGRALAGVAGGLADHLGVNVLWVRATFAVLSAFGGVGLFAYGLLWVFVPQSKGEEPAAPESSKERQQAFGLIALGVGLTFAGGAITGLFSGWVGVPVAVALVGAAVVWREADESQRRRWRDGARSGVAGVLGGGGVRPIVRVLAGGALVATGIGVLVFRGGSFDQVQFALIAVLATLIGVAVLTVPFWLRLIRDLGEERRARIRTEERAEIAAHLHDSVLQTLALIQKQADMPREVARLARSQERQLRQWLYGPSGYGAKRSTAENTRETTSLSEALATACGEVEDTFAISVQHVVVGGEVEVDDRLGALIQAAREAIVNAAKHAGVEEVSVYAEVENDAVTVFVRDRGKGFDPDAVPEDRHGLADSIKGRMERNGGKYRLRTAPGEGTEVQLEMPRRAADRSAQGAK